From the genome of Adlercreutzia equolifaciens DSM 19450:
CTATCTAAATATAAAGGAATAGATGCTGATGTACGGGATGATATGAAAAAATGATTGGAGCGGATATGTCACAAGATGAAACAATGCTGGGGAAAGGGGTTCTTTCTCGCCGTGACTGCGTGAAGCTGATGGGAGGCTTCGCCATCGCCATGGGCACGGGGTCGCTGCTTGCTGGCTGCTCGTCGGGCACCAGTGATTCCGGCGAGGGCGCTTCTCAGTCGGATGAGACGCCCAAGACGTTGCGGGTTGCCATGATGGGCAGCTCGACGGACACGTTGGATCCAGCCACCTTCAGCACGCTTCTTCCGTTGGCGATTGCGCTCAACGTGTACGACTCGCTTATCCTCCTGCGCAACGGCGTGGTGGAGAACTCGCTTGCCGAAAGCATCGAACCCAACGAGGATGCGAGCGCTTGGACCGTCACCCTTAAGGACGGTGTGAAGTATCATGACGGCGAGACCGTCACGGCTGAAGATGCGCTCTACAGCCTCCAGTACGCCGGCACCTCACCCATGTACTCGTCGTTCTACGCGAACGTCGATTGGGAGGGCAGCTCGGTTGTGGACGAGCGCACGTTCACGCTCCAGCTTCTCTCGCCGCAAGCCACCTTCTGGGACGAGGTCGTTTCCGCCGTCACCTTCGTGTTCCCGGCGGGCAGCGCCGGCGACGATTTCTCTGGCGACATCGGCAGCGGGCCCTTCAAGCTCGTTTCCTTCTCTCCCGACACTGGAGCCGTGCTTGAGAAGAACGCCGATTACTGGGGAGGCGCTCCGGCCATCGACACGGTTGAGATCGTCCCCATCACCGATCCCGAGACGAGGTACACGGCGCTCACGAGCGGCGAGGTCGACTTCGCCCACCAAATCTCGACGACGAACGCGGCCACGCTCGAAGGCCAGTCCGGCTTCAACGTTTTGAACGGCGGCATCGAGAATTCGAGTTCTTTCCGCTTCTGCCTCAACGCGT
Proteins encoded in this window:
- a CDS encoding ABC transporter substrate-binding protein, with product MLGKGVLSRRDCVKLMGGFAIAMGTGSLLAGCSSGTSDSGEGASQSDETPKTLRVAMMGSSTDTLDPATFSTLLPLAIALNVYDSLILLRNGVVENSLAESIEPNEDASAWTVTLKDGVKYHDGETVTAEDALYSLQYAGTSPMYSSFYANVDWEGSSVVDERTFTLQLLSPQATFWDEVVSAVTFVFPAGSAGDDFSGDIGSGPFKLVSFSPDTGAVLEKNADYWGGAPAIDTVEIVPITDPETRYTALTSGEVDFAHQISTTNAATLEGQSGFNVLNGGIENSSSFRFCLNASAAPFDDPEVREALKLIVDRQTMNDTIFRSAGVVGNDVLGQGMPGYNDSLEQRAYDFDTAKKVLEEKGVTELEITTAETTTGVNDSAEMLKAQLEKAGITVSVKEIDPTTLFSDMNNIYGAQIFATYLINRPYIASAVMYTGGSSPYNFSQWKDDEYDSLLAQATSAVDEADRAELLNQAQERLWAEGGDIVWGYCADLSGQVDGLDGIDITLSVPLFAKATLSA